The segment GTGGCGGTCGTCGTGCTCGACCGGCCGAATCCGCTCGGCGGCGTCGAGGTCGAGGGCGGCGCCGTCGCCGACGGCTATCGGTCGTTCGTCGGCATGGCATCGATCCCGAACCGCCACGGCCTCACCGCCGGTGAGTTGGCGCGCTGGGCCAACGAGGTCGAGGGGATCGGGTGCGAGCTGGAGGTCGTGCGGATGGAGGGCTGGCGGCGAGAGCTTCACTACCCGGACACGGGGTTGGCGTGGGTCATGCCGTCGCCGAACATGCCGACGTACGACACCGCGCTGGTGTATCCGGGCATGTGCCTGATCGAGGGGACGGAGCTTTCCGAGGGCCGCGGCACCACGCGCCCGTTCGAGATCGTGGGCGCGCCGTTCGTCGACGGCTACGCGCTGGCGGACGCGCTGGCCGATCTGCCGGGCGTCGTCGCGCGCCCGTTGGTCTTCACGCCGACGTTCCACAAACATGCGGGCGCGCGCTGCGGTGGCGTGCAACTTCACGTCACGGACCGGGACGCGTTTCGCCCGTACCTCACGGGCGTAGCGGTGCTGCGCGCGGTGAGGCACCTGTGGCCCGACCAGTTCGCATGGCGCCGGCGGCCGTACGAGTTCGTCGCGGATCGCCCGGCGATCGACCTGCTCACCGGGGGCCCGGAGATCCGCACGCTGATCGACGCCGGCGCGTCGCTCGACGACCTGGCGGCGACGTGGCGGGGCGCCGAGGTCGCGTTTCGCGCGGCGCGCGGCGCGTGCTTGCTGTACGACTGACCGCGCCGTCTTCGCGCCGGAGTGTGGTAAGGCAGGCGCATGGCGCTGCGCTCGCGTGTGCCGAGGCCCCGGGTGGCGGCGGTGTTCGGCGGCAGTTTCAACCCGCCGCACGTCGCCCACCAGATGGTGTGCCTGTACGTGCTCGAGACCGCCCCCGTCGACGTCGTGTGGATGATTCCGTGTTGGCGGCACCCGTTTCACAAGCCGCTGGCGCCGTTCGACGACCGCCTCGCGATGTGCCGGCTGGCGGCGGCGCCGTTCGGCGATCGCGTCGCGGTCGACGACGTCGAGCGCACGCTCGGCGGGGAGGCGAGTCGCACGCTCGACACGCTGCGGGCGCTGCGCGCACGCCACCCGGACACGGATCTGCGGTTGGTGATCGGCTCCGACGTGCTCGGCGAAACGGACAAGTGGTACCGGTGGGAGGAGGTCGCCGCCCTTGCGCCGCCGCTGGTCGTGCCGCGCGGCGGATACGCCGGCGGCTTCGCGCTGCCGGCCGTGTCGTCGACCGAGGTTCGCGCGCGGATCGCCGCGGGCGGCGACGGGCTGCCGCTGGTGTCGCGCCAGATCGCGGCGTACATCCGACAGCACGGACTGTACCGCTCGTGATACAAGGGGCCGCCGGGCGGACTGTTGGATGATTACTCCGAGCACATTCGTGATAGGCGCCGGGCCGGTCGCCACCGCGCTCGCCGGCGCGCTTCGACTCGGCGGCGTGCCGGTGCTCGGGCTGTGGGCCCGCCGGCCCGAGCAGGCCCGGGCAGCCGGCGCGACCGCCGGCGTCGCGGCGTATTCCGCGGCGCCGCCGGATCTGCTGCTCGAGGCCGACGTCGTGCTCGTCGCGGTGCGGGACGACGCGATCTCGGACGTGGCGCGCATGCTCGTCGGCACCGGCCTGGTGACCCGCAAGCACGTGCTCATCCACTGCTCGGGGGCCATCTCGGCGGAGGACGCGTTCGCCAGCGTACGCGACGCGGTCGGCGGGGTGGCGGCGATGCACCCGCTGCGGGCCATCGCGGACGGCCGCGAGGCGATGCGCGCGCTGCGCGGCACGGTGTTCGGCATCGAGGGCGACCCGGTCGGCATCGCGGCCGCCCGAGCGCTGGTCGCCGCACTCGGCGGAACGCCGCTGGAACTGGCCGGCGCGCAGATGGCGAGCTATCACGCGGCCGCCGCGATCGCGTCCAACTTCCTCGTGGCGTTGCTCGACGTGGCGGCGGAGGTCATGGCGGCGGCCGGCGTCGACCGGACCGCGGCGCTCGCGGCGTTGATTCCGCTGGCGCGGGGCACGCTCGACAACCTCGCCGCCCGCGGGGTGCCGGACGCGCTCACTGGGCCGATTCGGCGCGGCGATCGCACCACGGTGGCGCGCCACCTCGAGGCGGTCGGCGCGCTGGGCGGCGATGCGGCCGCGCTGTACCGCGCGCTCGGGCTCCGGTGCGCGGCGATCGCGCGCCGCGCGGGCGCGCCGGCGGCGGCGCTCGCGGCGATCGAGGCGTTGCTCGGCCGCGGGGCCGGCGGCGACGCGGCGTCGGCCGCGGGCGGGGCCGGCGGCGATGCGGCGGCCGACGGCGCGGCCCGCCCGTGACCGGCCGACGGCGGGGCCAGGACCGCCCGGCGGGCCGGCGCGGCCAGGACCGGCCAGCGGGTCGCGGTTGAACCCGGTGAAGTTCCGGCCTACAGTGCGCGTCTACCGACAACTGGGAGGTCCTGTGTCGCGCTCGCTGGTCGCCGTGTTCGCCCTGGTCGTGTCCGCATCGCTGTTCGCCTCGGTGGGAGCCGTCCCCGCCGTCGCGAAGAAGTCCAAGCGCGGGGCGCGCGGACCGGAGAAGGTGTTCGCCGGCAAGGTGCTGTTTTCGAAAAAGCGGTTTCCGACGGCGGCCGGCAGCGCGCGCGCGTACATCGCAAAGCTCAAGAAGCAGCGCACGGACAAGTTCTGGGAAGACAAGAAGACCAAGTCCTGGAAGGTCTACTACGCGGCGTTCTTCCGGCGTCCGCTCAACGATCTCGAGATCACCGTGAAGCTGTGGGACGTGTCGTCCGGGCGCAAGCAGCTGATCACGTCGCTCGAGCAGTACCTCGACCGCCGCGGGGAGCGCGCGATCATCAGCTCGATCGAACTCGAGCGGAAATTCTTCGGAGTCAACAAGAAGATTCTGATGACGGTGGAGGACCACCGCGGCCGCGAGTACGCGTCCGGCAGTTTCCGCATTCTCGGGGAGGCCGAGCGGTACACCGGCCAGGTGTCCTTCACCGAAGACGAGACCAAGGGCGACATTCAGTACGACAGCGAGTGACGCCGCCGCGGCGGCGGGTCGCGCATTGATCCCGGCCGCCAAATGCGCTAACCAAGCCGCCAAACCGAGGGGAAGGACGATGGCTCACACGGTTCGGATCGCGGCGGCAGCGGCCGCGCTGTGCCTCGCGGCGCAGGCGGCACCCGCTCGGGCACAGAAGAAGGCGCCGGCGCGCCGGCCTGCGGATCCCGCGGCGAGCGCGCGCATCGACCTGGCGGCGGCGCGCGCGGCGCTGAGCGCTGCCGATGTCGACGCCGCGGCTGCTGCGGCCGCGCGGCTCGGCCAGGTGCGGGACCCCCGCGCGCTGGACGCGCTGCTCGACGCGCTCGCCGCGGGCGTGCACCCGGCCGTCGCCGAGGCGGCGCTGGCGGCGATTGCGCGCCACGCGGCGCCGCGCTCGGTCGACGTCGTGCGCCACTACGCCCGCCACCGTTCGCCGCGCGTGCGCGCCGCGGCCGTGGCGGCGCTGGGCGCCGTCGATGACGCACGCGCGGCCGCCGCCGTGTTGGCGGCGCTGCGCGACGGTCACGCCGACGTGCGCGCGGCGGCGGCCAAGGTGGTCGCCGCGCGGCGGCTGCGCGCCGGCATCGAGCCGCTGTTGGCCTTGCTGCGCAAGGGGGACGAGGCCGCCGCGGACGCGCTCGCGACCCTGGCCGACCCGGAGCTGGCCCGCGCGGTGGCCGAGCAGCTCGGCGCGGCTCCCGACGCGGTGCTCGCGCGGTGCCTCGGCGCGATCCTGATGCGGCCCGACTTCAAGCCGGAGGCGGCGCGCGTCGAGGTCGTGCGCGCGCTCGGCAAGATCGCCGGCACGGAGGCGATCGAGCAGCTCACCACCTACATCGCATCGACCCCCGAGAAGCCGCCGCGGCTGTCGCGGCGCGAGGCCGAGGCGATCGTCGAGCAGCGGCTCGCGGAGGGGCAGTGATGCGCGCACGGTGGACCGTCGCCGCGGGGATCGCCGCGCTCGCGGCGTGTGGCGGCGGGACGAAGTTCGGGCTCAGCGCCGCCGACAATCGGCCGGAGCAGCTTCGCGCGGCGCTCGCCCGCGCGAAACCGCCGCCGGCGGGCCGGCCGCTGAACGCCGCGGGCAAGCACGTCGCGTACGTCGTGAGCGGCGCGCAGCAGCACACGGTGCTCACCGCCGTCGACCTCGACGCCGGCGACGCGGTGTGGACGTACGACGGCCCGGTGCGGTCGCGCGTCGTGCCCGGCAGGGCGTTCGTCGCGTTATTCGACGGCGACGCGATCCGCGCGGTCGACGCCGCGACCGGTCAGCCGCGGTGGCGCGCGCCGATCGGCGCCGGCACGTTCCTCGGCATCGCCGCCGACGCCGACCGGGCGTACTACGTCGTCAAGCGCGGGCCGGCGACCTGGGCGCTCGTCGCGGTCGACGGCGTGACCGGCGAGGCCTTGTGGGAGGCACCCGCGCCGGGACAGCTCGGTGCGCCTGCCGCGTGGGGTGGGCTCGTGTTCAGCCCGTTCCTCAAACAGTGGCTGGTCGTGCTCGACGCCGCGACCGGAGAGGAGCTCGCTCGCATTCGCGGCCTCGAACAGGAGATCGCGTTCGTGCGCAGCACGAGCGACCGCGTCTACTTCGGCTCGAAGGACGGCGTGTTCGTGGTCGACGAGCGGGCGGCGACCGGCAAGCCGGCGACGGCGACCTACGGGCGCGCCGCGTTGCCGAAGGCGTTCGTGCGGTCGTTTTACTACTGGGACGCGTTCGACCCGGTCCAGGCCAACTACTCGGCCTACGACCGCAACCGGATCCTGTGGCGGGGCGAACCGGCCGGCGGCGCTCTGCGGTTCTCCGGCGATCGGGTGATCGTGCACACGTTCCGTTTCTTCTTCGGCTTCGATCCGACGTCCGGTGCGCTCGCGTGGGCGTACAGCCACCCGAGGTTCGACGCGGTGGCCTCCGATCATCTCGGTTCGGTGGTCGCGTTCGTCGCGCAGGACGGCATCGGCGCGCTCGACCCGGCCACCGGCGCGATGCGGGCGCGCGTGCCGCTGCACGTGGCCGGCAGCGTGCGCGGCGCGACCTTCGATGCCGACGGCTGGTCGCCCGCCGGCGAGGGGGAGCCGCCGGACACGCGCAAGGCGCTCGCGGCGATCGCCGCCGACCGCGATGCCCGGTTCCTCGACGTCAAGCTGTTCGCGCTGGAGGCGCTCGGCCAGCTGCGCGGCGCGGACGTGGCGACCGACCTGCTCGCGCTCATTCGCGACCCGAAGACGTCGCCGCAGGTCTACACGAAGGCGGCGCAGGTGCTCGTCGCGCGCAAGGATCCGTCGGCGCTGGGGCCGTTGCTGCAGGTGCTGCGCGAGCGGTACGACTACATCGCGGGGACGCGTCCGGTGGCGGTCGGCGTCGCGGCGCGGGCGATCGCCCAGCTGGGCGATCTGCGCGCGGTCGAGGGCATCGCACCCGGCGAGCGGGGCGCGGTGGTCGACGAGCTGGCCGCGCACCTGTTCGAGCCGCAGACGCCCGCGCCGGAGCTCGCCGATGTGGCGGCGGCGCTCGGCGCGTGCCGGCTGCCCGGCGCCGTCGCGCCGCTGCGCGCGTTTGCGCTGACGTATCGGGCGGACCCGTCGCTGTCGGACCGGGCTGGCGCGGTCGGCGCGGCGATCGACGGTCTGCTGGCGTCCGGCGGCGTCGCCGAGCGCGAACTCGTGGCGTTCATCGCGGAGGATGCGCGCACCGTGCCGGCGGTCGCGGACTACGCGGCGCGGGCACTGAGGCGCGCCGCGGGCGGCCGCGGCGCCGCGGGCGGCGGGCACGGCGCGCCGTGACCTCGCCGCCGCGCCGGTACCGCGTGCTCGTGTGCCGGGGACCGGAGTGCGGCGACCGGCGCGGGTCGATGGCGATCTATCGCGAGCTGGCGGCGCAGCTCGCGGCGTGCGGCGCCGCCGTCGACCTCGGCTGGCAGAGCTGCTTCGGGCGCTGCACGCAGGGGCCCAACGTGCTCGTTCAGGAGGTGACCGCGGCCGATCCGCCGCCGCGGGCGTTCGCGGCCCCGCCGCGCCGTGCAGTGGGCGCCACCGCGCTGTATAATCGGGTAACAATTTCCCGGGTCGCCGAGATCGTGAGGGGGCACATCGTCGGCGGACGGGTGCAGCGACAACTGATCGAGCGTCCCCCCACCGTACAGAGCGTTCCGACCGGACGTCCCGACAAAAATGGAGAGCCCTGAATGAATCGCTGGCTGGCTGTTGCGGTCGTCGGCGCGCTGGCGTCGTCGCCCGCCTGCAAACCGAAGGAAGTCATCAAGCCCGACCCCGCGACGACGGCGGAGCTGCAGGAGTGCCGCCAGAAGGTCGCGGACCAAAAGAAGCTGCTCGAACAGCAGGACAAACAGATCGCGGATCTCAAGCTCAACGCGGACGATGACGGCGTCGTCGTGACCGTGCAGGGCGATCTGCTGACGATCACGGCCGGCGCCGACAAGGGGCCTCATCGTGGAGAGCCGAAGGGCAATGCCAAAGACGAGGCCCTGTACGCCGAGTTCGTCAAGGCGGTGAAGAACGCGCGCGGCAAGATCAAGAAGTGCTATCAGAACGCGCTGAAGAAGGACTCGAAGCTGCAAGCGCGGACGGTGTCGCTGAACATCCAGGTGAACTTCTCGACCAGCGGGAGGATGACGTCGGCCAGTTTCAGCCCGCGCATCAGCGACGCGTTCGACAAGTGCCTGGAAAACGTCGCAAACGACTGGAAGCTGCCGGCGGCGCCGCGCAAGGTGGCGTTCCAGTACCGGATGTCGCTCACGCCGGAGTAGGCGGCGCTGCCGCCGATGGGCGCGGCCGGCCGTGCGCGGGCCCGTCGCGTCGGATATGATCGGCGCACCGCCGGCGCCGGGGCCGTGCGGCCACCGCGGGGACGCGCGCACCGATGAAGCCGAAGAAAGTCGTCAAGGAGCTAGAGCGCCAGCTCCGCCGCGACCCCGACAACCTCGTGTTGCGGCTTCGG is part of the Deltaproteobacteria bacterium genome and harbors:
- a CDS encoding DUF2520 domain-containing protein → MITPSTFVIGAGPVATALAGALRLGGVPVLGLWARRPEQARAAGATAGVAAYSAAPPDLLLEADVVLVAVRDDAISDVARMLVGTGLVTRKHVLIHCSGAISAEDAFASVRDAVGGVAAMHPLRAIADGREAMRALRGTVFGIEGDPVGIAAARALVAALGGTPLELAGAQMASYHAAAAIASNFLVALLDVAAEVMAAAGVDRTAALAALIPLARGTLDNLAARGVPDALTGPIRRGDRTTVARHLEAVGALGGDAAALYRALGLRCAAIARRAGAPAAALAAIEALLGRGAGGDAASAAGGAGGDAAADGAARP
- a CDS encoding (2Fe-2S) ferredoxin domain-containing protein — its product is MTSPPRRYRVLVCRGPECGDRRGSMAIYRELAAQLAACGAAVDLGWQSCFGRCTQGPNVLVQEVTAADPPPRAFAAPPRRAVGATALYNRVTISRVAEIVRGHIVGGRVQRQLIERPPTVQSVPTGRPDKNGEP
- a CDS encoding DUF1343 domain-containing protein, which codes for MAAPKRHASGRARRAVRAGAVRTGLEVLLADDARGLRGRRVGLLANPTAVDGRFRHAVDALAACGVDLRALFGPEHGLRGDAQDMVPVDGAVDARTGLPVYSLYGPTEASLEPTGEQLAGIDVLVYDIQDVGARYYTYVWTLVCAMRACARAGVAVVVLDRPNPLGGVEVEGGAVADGYRSFVGMASIPNRHGLTAGELARWANEVEGIGCELEVVRMEGWRRELHYPDTGLAWVMPSPNMPTYDTALVYPGMCLIEGTELSEGRGTTRPFEIVGAPFVDGYALADALADLPGVVARPLVFTPTFHKHAGARCGGVQLHVTDRDAFRPYLTGVAVLRAVRHLWPDQFAWRRRPYEFVADRPAIDLLTGGPEIRTLIDAGASLDDLAATWRGAEVAFRAARGACLLYD
- a CDS encoding nicotinate-nicotinamide nucleotide adenylyltransferase, translating into MALRSRVPRPRVAAVFGGSFNPPHVAHQMVCLYVLETAPVDVVWMIPCWRHPFHKPLAPFDDRLAMCRLAAAPFGDRVAVDDVERTLGGEASRTLDTLRALRARHPDTDLRLVIGSDVLGETDKWYRWEEVAALAPPLVVPRGGYAGGFALPAVSSTEVRARIAAGGDGLPLVSRQIAAYIRQHGLYRS